One cyanobiont of Ornithocercus magnificus DNA segment encodes these proteins:
- a CDS encoding glutathione-disulfide reductase, protein MMDLYDLIVLGAGSGGLAAAKRAAKHGARVVVVEGDQVGGTCVIRGCIPKKLLVYGSQACTALHDAEAYGISIKQVRVETTALLRNIRAEVERLSTLHIDLLEKAGVKLVRGWGYFSDPHRISVRHSQGPSGKVIQELQGKRILIAVGSYPTRLSFTGSELAWVSDDMFRLEHFPKRVVIVGAGFIACEFVHILRGLGCDVVQLVRGNYLLRGFDRELSEVVREGIEERGVEIRFGCNIKAIEGKPGFLTTKLSNGEQVESNGVLLATGRHPFLQNLNLGMAGVYCDGCRVPVDEYQTTNVPHIFAVGDVTDRRNLTPVAIDEGRAFADTVYGNSPRTVNHNLVASAVFSQPELATIGLTEEQAVNQLGRDAIIVHRARFRSLAQALPKRGPRCLLKLVAARSNDQVLGCHMVGEHASEIIQMAAIAIGMKATKADFDRTMALHPTVSEEFVTMT, encoded by the coding sequence ATGATGGATCTGTACGACCTGATCGTTCTTGGAGCTGGATCAGGTGGTCTTGCAGCCGCTAAGCGAGCGGCAAAACACGGCGCGCGTGTTGTAGTTGTAGAGGGTGACCAGGTAGGGGGGACTTGTGTCATTCGTGGTTGTATTCCCAAGAAGCTACTTGTCTATGGCTCTCAAGCTTGTACAGCTCTTCACGACGCCGAAGCGTATGGCATCAGTATTAAACAAGTTAGGGTAGAAACCACGGCCTTGCTTCGCAACATCCGTGCCGAGGTTGAACGCCTTAGCACACTCCACATTGACTTGCTTGAGAAAGCAGGTGTCAAGCTAGTCCGTGGCTGGGGATATTTTAGCGATCCGCATAGGATTAGCGTAAGGCATAGCCAAGGACCTAGTGGGAAAGTTATTCAGGAGTTACAGGGTAAGCGTATCCTTATTGCTGTTGGTAGTTATCCGACTCGGCTGTCTTTTACTGGATCTGAACTAGCTTGGGTAAGCGATGATATGTTCAGGCTAGAACACTTCCCAAAGCGTGTAGTGATTGTTGGAGCTGGTTTTATCGCATGCGAGTTTGTACACATCCTTAGGGGACTTGGTTGTGATGTTGTACAACTTGTACGTGGCAATTATTTGCTTCGTGGCTTTGATAGAGAACTCTCCGAGGTAGTACGGGAGGGAATCGAGGAAAGGGGTGTAGAAATAAGATTTGGCTGTAATATCAAGGCAATTGAGGGAAAGCCAGGGTTTTTGACTACAAAACTCAGTAACGGAGAGCAAGTAGAGAGCAATGGTGTTCTCCTTGCTACAGGCCGTCACCCATTCCTACAAAACCTTAATTTAGGGATGGCTGGAGTCTACTGTGATGGCTGTCGAGTTCCAGTAGATGAGTACCAGACAACTAATGTACCCCATATTTTTGCGGTAGGTGATGTGACAGATCGGCGTAATCTAACTCCGGTAGCTATTGATGAAGGTCGGGCTTTTGCAGACACTGTCTATGGTAACAGTCCACGCACAGTCAACCACAATTTGGTTGCTAGTGCTGTGTTCAGCCAGCCCGAGCTAGCAACTATAGGACTTACTGAAGAGCAAGCTGTGAACCAGCTTGGTCGCGACGCGATAATTGTGCATCGTGCTCGTTTCCGGTCCTTGGCTCAGGCTTTGCCAAAACGGGGTCCTCGCTGCCTGCTAAAGTTGGTAGCTGCTCGCTCCAATGACCAGGTTCTTGGCTGTCATATGGTTGGTGAGCATGCTTCAGAAATCATCCAGATGGCAGCTATTGCTATCGGAATGAAAGCTACCAAAGCCGATTTTGACCGTACAATGGCTCTGCATCCTACCGTATCAGAAGAATTTGTGACAATGACTTAG